A stretch of Acaryochloris thomasi RCC1774 DNA encodes these proteins:
- a CDS encoding DUF2808 domain-containing protein — protein sequence MKNPKYGKDRLLFPSLLVAALYIGGPLSISAQAVQLANGTVHFVQVPRLLGATVDFKSVRIPRPRYDFQLSLPDSAQESLRQVTFAQREGFDSISFNLKDTIAFIGKNRKQLLPLKNVEADRQGKVTVTFEQPIPPGTEFTIRLRAKRNPDTGGTYLFGVTAFPDGEKAHGQFLGFGRLQFYEGGDSGF from the coding sequence ATGAAAAATCCCAAATACGGTAAGGATAGGTTGCTGTTTCCGTCTCTTCTGGTGGCAGCACTATACATCGGTGGCCCCCTATCTATCTCTGCTCAAGCAGTACAGCTAGCCAATGGAACAGTCCATTTTGTCCAAGTCCCCAGGCTGCTCGGTGCAACCGTTGATTTTAAGTCTGTTCGAATCCCTCGACCGAGATATGATTTTCAACTCTCTCTACCAGATTCAGCTCAAGAATCGCTTAGGCAGGTAACGTTTGCCCAAAGGGAAGGATTTGACTCGATCTCTTTCAACTTGAAAGATACCATTGCCTTCATTGGGAAAAATCGCAAACAGCTTTTGCCACTTAAAAATGTTGAGGCAGATCGGCAAGGTAAGGTTACAGTTACGTTTGAGCAACCGATTCCACCGGGCACTGAGTTTACGATTCGCTTAAGAGCCAAACGCAACCCTGATACCGGAGGGACATACCTCTTTGGGGTAACAGCATTTCCAGATGGAGAGAAAGCGCACGGACAGTTCCTGGGCTTTGGACGACTCCAATTTTATGAGGGAGGAGACAGCGGTTTCTAG